The following coding sequences lie in one Euhalothece natronophila Z-M001 genomic window:
- the fabF gene encoding beta-ketoacyl-ACP synthase II, translated as MANLQKQRVVVTGLGVVAPVGNTLETYWEALLAGKNGINHITRFDPSRHDSQIAGEVKDFDPHQYLERKQAKRMDRFAQFGLVASIQALNDAQLEITELNADQIGVMIGTGIGGIKVLEDQQEIYLNRGPSRCSPFMVPMMIANMAAGLTAIHVGAKGPNSCPVTACAAGSNAVGDAFRIIQRGDAQAMICGGTEAAITPLTLAGFAAAKALSTRNDDPEHACRPFDKDRNGFIIGEGAGILILESLEHAQARGAKIYGEMVGYGMTCDAYHMTSPTPEGTGAAGAIALALEDGELAPEEVSYVNAHGTSTSANDVTETKALKKVLGKSAYDVAISSTKSMTGHLLGGSGGIEAVATIMALANDKIPPTINLQNPDPECDLDYVPNHSRDLVVNSALSNSFGFGGHNITLAFKKYQ; from the coding sequence ATGGCAAATTTGCAAAAGCAACGAGTGGTGGTGACGGGGCTTGGAGTCGTAGCCCCGGTCGGAAACACCCTAGAGACTTATTGGGAAGCCCTATTAGCGGGTAAAAATGGCATTAATCACATTACTCGCTTCGATCCTAGCCGTCATGATAGTCAAATTGCTGGCGAAGTTAAGGATTTTGATCCTCATCAATACCTAGAACGCAAGCAAGCCAAACGCATGGATCGCTTTGCCCAGTTTGGGCTAGTAGCAAGTATCCAAGCCCTTAATGATGCCCAACTCGAAATCACTGAATTAAATGCTGATCAAATTGGGGTCATGATTGGCACGGGCATTGGGGGAATTAAGGTTTTAGAAGATCAACAAGAAATCTATCTTAATCGGGGACCAAGTCGGTGCAGTCCCTTTATGGTTCCCATGATGATTGCCAATATGGCAGCTGGACTAACTGCCATTCACGTGGGGGCAAAAGGTCCCAACTCTTGCCCAGTAACTGCTTGTGCCGCTGGATCAAATGCTGTGGGGGATGCGTTCCGAATTATCCAACGGGGGGATGCTCAAGCAATGATTTGTGGAGGAACTGAAGCGGCAATTACCCCTTTAACGTTAGCTGGCTTTGCAGCAGCGAAAGCTCTCTCTACCCGTAATGATGATCCAGAACATGCTTGTCGTCCCTTCGATAAAGATCGCAATGGGTTTATCATTGGGGAAGGAGCTGGCATTCTTATCCTAGAATCTCTTGAACACGCCCAAGCCCGAGGAGCAAAAATTTATGGAGAAATGGTGGGCTATGGGATGACCTGTGATGCTTATCATATGACTTCGCCAACTCCCGAGGGAACAGGTGCCGCTGGCGCGATCGCGCTGGCTCTCGAAGATGGGGAGCTTGCCCCCGAAGAAGTAAGCTATGTTAATGCTCATGGTACCAGCACTAGTGCCAATGATGTTACCGAAACTAAAGCCCTGAAAAAAGTCCTCGGCAAGTCCGCTTATGATGTTGCCATTAGTTCAACTAAATCCATGACTGGCCATCTCTTAGGAGGTTCAGGAGGCATTGAAGCAGTTGCCACCATAATGGCTCTAGCTAATGACAAAATTCCACCTACTATTAATTTACAAAATCCAGATCCTGAATGTGATTTAGATTACGTTCCTAATCATTCGCGCGATTTAGTAGTTAATAGTGCCCTATCCAACTCCTTTGGTTTTGGCGGGCATAACATCACACTCGCCTTTAAAAAATATCAGTGA
- the tkt gene encoding transketolase, which translates to MVATTQSIEKLCINSIRFLAIDAVEKANSGHPGLPMGAAPMAFVLWDKFLRFNPKNPQWFNRDRFVLSAGHGCMLHYALLYLTGYDSVSLDDIKQFRQWESKTPGHPENFMTEGVEVTTGPLGQGISNAVGLATAEAHLAARFNKPDCKIVDHYTYVIASDGDLMEGVSNEASSTAGHLGLGKLIVLYDDNHISIDGETELAFTEDVLKRYEGLGWHIQSVEDGNTDLDSIEKAIANAKEVTDKPSIIRVTTTIGYGSPNKANSHDSHGAALGKDEVAATRQQLGWEYSEFEIPQDALNHFRKAIDRGAQAEQEWNQLFAEYKAKYAEDGKNFEQLINGELPAGWEEALPKYTPDDKADATRNQSGEVLNALSPALPGLLGGSADLAPSNKTYVKSSGDFQKDEYHNRNFRFGVREHGMGAICNGIAHHNSGLIPYGATFLIFTDYMRGAIRLSALSRAGVIWVMTHDSIGLGEDGPTHQPIEHIASLRAIPNLAVFRPADGNETSGAYKVAVERAVGTPHAPTLLSLSRQKLPNLAGSSIEKAAKGGYVLSDSEGTPELILIGTGSEVELCVNAAEQLRQEGKKVRVVSMPSWELFEAQDEGYKESVLPQVVTKRVAVEAGTTFGWCRYVGAEGAVIGIDHFGVSAPGGEAMEKFGFNTENVLATAKKVLG; encoded by the coding sequence ATGGTCGCTACTACTCAATCAATTGAAAAACTTTGCATCAACTCTATACGCTTTTTAGCTATTGATGCAGTTGAAAAAGCTAACTCTGGACACCCAGGGCTACCAATGGGCGCAGCTCCCATGGCATTTGTTCTCTGGGATAAGTTTCTTCGCTTTAATCCCAAAAATCCGCAATGGTTTAATCGCGATCGCTTTGTCCTCTCAGCAGGACATGGCTGTATGCTACACTATGCTTTACTTTATCTCACTGGCTACGATAGTGTCAGTTTAGATGATATTAAGCAATTCCGTCAGTGGGAATCCAAAACCCCCGGTCACCCTGAAAACTTTATGACTGAAGGGGTAGAAGTAACAACTGGTCCCCTTGGACAGGGAATTTCTAATGCGGTTGGTTTAGCTACTGCTGAAGCCCATTTAGCAGCTCGCTTCAATAAGCCAGATTGTAAAATCGTTGATCACTATACCTATGTCATCGCTAGTGATGGTGACTTGATGGAAGGGGTTTCTAATGAAGCCTCCTCTACCGCAGGTCACCTTGGACTCGGCAAACTGATTGTCCTTTATGATGATAACCATATCTCCATTGACGGGGAAACAGAATTAGCCTTTACTGAAGATGTGCTTAAACGCTACGAAGGCTTAGGCTGGCATATTCAGAGCGTTGAAGATGGGAACACTGATCTCGATAGCATTGAAAAAGCCATTGCTAACGCCAAAGAAGTAACGGATAAGCCTTCTATCATTCGTGTTACCACCACCATTGGTTATGGTTCTCCCAATAAAGCCAATAGCCACGACTCGCACGGAGCAGCATTAGGAAAAGATGAAGTCGCTGCTACTCGTCAGCAACTCGGTTGGGAATACAGTGAATTTGAAATTCCACAAGATGCTCTCAACCACTTTCGTAAAGCTATTGATCGTGGGGCTCAAGCTGAGCAAGAATGGAATCAGCTTTTTGCTGAATATAAAGCGAAATATGCTGAAGATGGCAAAAACTTTGAGCAACTGATTAATGGTGAATTGCCAGCAGGTTGGGAAGAGGCACTCCCGAAATATACCCCTGATGATAAAGCTGATGCCACGCGGAATCAGTCTGGTGAAGTCTTAAATGCTCTCTCTCCTGCCTTACCCGGATTACTCGGTGGTTCCGCTGACTTAGCTCCCTCTAATAAAACCTATGTTAAATCGAGCGGGGACTTCCAAAAAGACGAATACCATAACCGTAACTTCCGTTTTGGGGTACGTGAACATGGTATGGGAGCAATTTGTAATGGCATAGCTCACCATAACTCAGGCTTGATCCCCTATGGTGCAACTTTCCTCATCTTTACCGATTATATGCGGGGGGCAATTCGTCTCTCTGCATTATCTCGGGCTGGTGTCATTTGGGTAATGACTCATGACTCTATTGGCTTAGGGGAAGATGGCCCCACTCACCAACCCATTGAGCATATTGCTTCTTTGCGAGCTATCCCCAACCTCGCTGTGTTCCGTCCTGCAGATGGTAATGAAACCTCTGGGGCTTATAAAGTGGCAGTGGAACGGGCTGTAGGAACTCCTCATGCCCCCACTTTACTTTCCTTATCTCGTCAAAAACTCCCGAACTTAGCTGGAAGCTCCATTGAGAAAGCTGCTAAAGGTGGCTATGTGCTATCTGATAGTGAGGGGACTCCTGAGCTAATTCTCATTGGAACTGGTAGTGAAGTAGAACTTTGTGTTAATGCTGCTGAGCAACTCCGTCAAGAGGGTAAAAAAGTACGGGTTGTTTCTATGCCGAGTTGGGAACTATTTGAAGCTCAAGACGAAGGTTATAAAGAGTCTGTGTTACCACAAGTTGTCACTAAACGAGTTGCCGTAGAAGCGGGAACTACCTTTGGCTGGTGTCGTTATGTCGGTGCAGAAGGCGCTGTGATTGGAATTGATCACTTTGGCGTTTCTGCCCCCGGTGGAGAAGCTATGGAGAAATTTGGCTTTAATACTGAGAATGTTCTTGCAACGGCGAAGAAGGTCTTAGGTTAA
- a CDS encoding Hsp70 family protein has translation MGNFVGIDLGTTNSVAAFSFAKVEVVTADDNTPPDRCLTRSVVASKNNDLIVGEEAYYQLKADPENVIISIKRLMGRGFGDEVVQKQLSRYGYKIIQPSQGTENSIAVQLGEKEYFPEEISAKILAKVVNNAQLYQKEIHQNNDQIIRAVITVPAYFNDKQRYATESAATKAGLAKPKLLPEPTAAAISYGFNPDSEEVKTILVYDFGGGTFDSSLITASGNQFIESGKAGDLWLGGDDIEYQIIELVKQKVAEEEDLESVDSLIQAMPYYQQVRFSGELKLAVEQAKIDLSRYDKAQIALSTPLLDDLGMAINVDVEIHREEFEAMILPMVERTIKIARDALKYSDWLEEDVDAVLMVGGSSQIPLVQEKVREAFGEEKVVVHPRPMYAVAEGAAIVSKGLTDNVGSVSRDYRIQLVDDPRYTLINRGDVLPVTKSHTFRTEADGQRLIHFKFSSPDEENQQEEYIGGMWLALEQSYPKGTEVELIAELDEENSSLQITAALKNDPSQKVSRSFSRGKQDEKISQRVEELINQLNEEASLTLKGVELVNQLAGNAVIAANSIFDENGEERPDRLAVAEQKLQELEAFASEDYDTAKFYRSEFQFVLDYCSQMLPVEQKQRIETLSSKLNDAIENYNLSGLQYLNGEAKSEYDNLSDSVQLVLASKSAVSRANQINPSQGKVMTDRFSRMVDAMNQGNGAEAERCFRELQPDLETYLDQDLPSGSVATGITR, from the coding sequence ATGGGGAATTTTGTAGGGATTGATTTAGGTACAACGAACTCCGTTGCTGCATTTAGTTTTGCAAAGGTAGAGGTAGTCACCGCAGATGATAACACTCCTCCAGATCGTTGCTTAACTCGGTCAGTTGTCGCGTCAAAAAATAATGATCTGATTGTTGGTGAAGAAGCCTATTATCAGCTCAAGGCAGACCCAGAAAACGTGATTATTTCCATCAAACGCTTAATGGGGCGAGGGTTTGGTGATGAAGTCGTACAAAAACAGTTATCTAGATATGGCTATAAAATTATTCAGCCTAGTCAAGGAACGGAAAATAGTATTGCAGTTCAGCTAGGAGAAAAAGAATATTTTCCTGAAGAAATTTCAGCGAAGATTCTCGCAAAAGTTGTCAATAATGCTCAACTTTACCAAAAAGAAATACACCAAAACAATGATCAAATTATCAGAGCGGTAATCACGGTTCCAGCTTACTTTAATGATAAGCAACGTTATGCTACTGAAAGTGCGGCGACGAAAGCTGGTTTAGCTAAACCCAAACTCCTCCCAGAACCAACGGCAGCAGCGATTTCTTATGGCTTTAATCCTGATTCGGAAGAGGTAAAAACCATTCTTGTTTATGATTTTGGTGGTGGAACATTTGATTCTTCTTTAATTACAGCTAGTGGAAACCAGTTTATTGAGTCGGGAAAAGCTGGAGACTTATGGCTAGGAGGAGATGATATTGAGTATCAAATCATTGAATTGGTTAAACAAAAAGTTGCCGAGGAAGAAGATTTAGAATCTGTTGATTCTCTCATTCAAGCTATGCCCTATTATCAACAGGTGCGCTTTTCAGGGGAGTTAAAGCTAGCTGTAGAACAAGCCAAAATTGATCTCAGTCGTTACGACAAAGCACAAATTGCGCTTTCAACTCCCCTATTAGATGATCTGGGAATGGCGATTAATGTTGATGTAGAAATCCACCGTGAAGAATTTGAAGCCATGATTCTACCAATGGTAGAACGAACGATTAAAATTGCACGGGATGCGCTGAAGTATTCAGATTGGCTAGAAGAGGATGTTGATGCAGTTTTAATGGTGGGAGGTTCATCTCAGATTCCCTTAGTTCAAGAGAAAGTGCGAGAAGCCTTTGGAGAAGAGAAAGTAGTGGTTCATCCTCGTCCTATGTATGCTGTAGCTGAGGGAGCAGCTATTGTTTCTAAAGGCTTGACGGACAATGTTGGTAGTGTCTCAAGAGATTATCGCATTCAATTAGTAGATGATCCACGCTATACCCTCATCAATCGTGGAGATGTGTTACCAGTTACCAAGTCTCATACCTTTCGCACAGAAGCAGATGGACAACGGTTAATTCACTTTAAATTTTCTAGTCCTGATGAAGAAAATCAGCAAGAAGAGTACATTGGGGGGATGTGGTTAGCATTAGAACAATCTTATCCCAAAGGAACAGAAGTGGAACTTATAGCGGAGTTAGATGAGGAAAATAGTTCCCTCCAGATTACCGCTGCCTTGAAAAATGATCCATCGCAAAAAGTGAGTCGTTCTTTTTCGCGAGGAAAACAGGATGAAAAGATTTCCCAGCGTGTTGAAGAACTTATTAACCAGTTAAACGAAGAAGCTAGCTTAACGCTAAAAGGTGTAGAGTTGGTGAATCAGTTAGCAGGAAATGCGGTAATTGCGGCTAATAGTATTTTTGATGAAAATGGGGAAGAACGCCCAGATCGTTTAGCTGTTGCAGAGCAGAAACTGCAAGAGTTGGAGGCTTTTGCTTCTGAGGATTATGATACTGCTAAATTCTATCGTAGTGAATTTCAGTTTGTTTTAGACTATTGCTCGCAAATGCTTCCTGTGGAACAAAAACAACGCATTGAAACGTTAAGCAGTAAACTGAATGATGCGATTGAAAATTATAATCTCTCAGGTTTGCAATATCTAAATGGAGAAGCGAAATCTGAGTATGATAACCTGTCTGATTCTGTGCAACTGGTTTTAGCAAGTAAAAGCGCCGTTTCTAGAGCCAATCAAATTAACCCTTCCCAAGGCAAGGTGATGACAGATCGGTTTAGTCGTATGGTTGATGCGATGAATCAAGGGAATGGGGCTGAAGCAGAACGTTGTTTCCGAGAATTACAACCTGATCTCGAAACTTATCTTGACCAAGATTTACCTAGCGGAAGCGTGGCAACAGGAATTACCCGATAA
- a CDS encoding LysM peptidoglycan-binding domain-containing protein produces the protein MVTQSLSCPVCGHPDVQESKCSNCGTDLSVYRMLAELPSQEANAVETQKLPWRWITVALGLILVVGITSPVLWAYGRELLISQLNSRVAEQQQEITGKLSRISQQQQELSEMLEEVAREQNLISTLQGDFEGCGGFYYTIERGDTLTGIARRFYGDTGSLELITSKNPQLEGQLNELEIGEVIFIPNEESNCP, from the coding sequence ATGGTTACTCAATCTCTCTCTTGTCCTGTTTGTGGACATCCTGATGTTCAGGAAAGCAAATGTAGCAACTGCGGAACAGATTTATCTGTGTATCGGATGCTGGCGGAACTACCTTCCCAAGAAGCTAATGCTGTAGAAACCCAAAAATTACCTTGGCGTTGGATTACGGTTGCTTTAGGGTTAATCTTAGTGGTGGGAATCACAAGCCCTGTTTTATGGGCATACGGGCGGGAATTGCTAATTTCTCAACTCAATTCCCGCGTGGCGGAACAGCAACAAGAAATCACAGGGAAATTAAGCCGTATTTCGCAACAACAACAGGAACTTTCGGAAATGTTAGAAGAGGTCGCTCGTGAGCAAAATTTAATTAGCACTTTACAAGGGGATTTTGAAGGTTGTGGGGGATTTTACTACACAATTGAGCGTGGAGACACCTTAACAGGAATTGCTCGCCGTTTTTATGGAGACACAGGCAGTTTGGAGTTAATTACTAGCAAGAATCCGCAATTGGAAGGGCAATTAAATGAGCTGGAAATAGGAGAAGTGATATTTATTCCTAATGAAGAAAGTAATTGTCCGTAA
- a CDS encoding tetratricopeptide repeat protein has protein sequence MNFIERSFWSHDEADHAQQLAKNKQLPRAIETAKKVVDAWSDSPGFWERQMRKVSINSLLADLKDHIKTWEKNLEKSKHLVQQGNENFARNDRDPWNTEALEKALSYYRKSLDINQDAECKTNQYLCQHKLQEKKNFQELFKVGKQQVEKRYYNKALKTYQKAQSLFVTTELTAEILTCSRKLKQESEYETVYNQAKELTKQGEFQSAIAQLQPAYARFPREDGKVFIDKLQTIIQAKEAYQQGLKAEQQEKWQEAEQYYRQAQEQLPDLTQNCSTRLTLIAIKTQQWSVALKEVNVLEEKQAQYFRGYIYLQQGDYQAAYREWKHLSAPQIAPEIEKLKTLIRRKKLALRQQIETAANEEQLEEAKVLSQEFLSQFGNDLSVEENLHENIEPRFQQLTWQTQPWQKLAQYTKDRFLEQKDITSLHNWAVASYYHAQADPEKIENWITVWCSAIANLSKDPALTDVPWLGNEDINYSQVQEDLQNLLGNTIDSLKEEDLNQYFSLRDQYRTDVVALKASSIEFNGLKIMPSCYQQYQDYFPKTNFPANLAGALYTNWGKAVAACFEGDYKRSFTLSPSSTPTTPAESFGKTYVSYYQGIYYLQNQEWRKAKSYVGLPQDTIRKTPEWKEEIDRLCEKIRREISQGEALEFAEFWYDLLNSSNSRSYYVEMRAETIQDQLADKKISLSKGKKELKELRKIDQDNITVSDLLKRINQIEEGQEIDRLLKNKDLEGAVRKARSSQDETIRYDVASICIEILLEGIKNRSLYREEIMQLARWAYSLCPNEPQFREIYRELGIR, from the coding sequence ATGAACTTTATTGAACGCTCTTTTTGGTCTCACGATGAAGCAGATCACGCTCAACAACTTGCTAAAAATAAACAATTACCGAGAGCGATTGAAACGGCAAAAAAAGTCGTTGATGCTTGGTCAGATTCTCCCGGTTTTTGGGAACGTCAAATGCGAAAGGTATCTATTAATTCGTTATTAGCGGATTTAAAAGATCACATTAAAACTTGGGAAAAGAACCTTGAAAAATCTAAACATTTAGTGCAACAGGGAAATGAAAATTTTGCTCGTAATGATCGTGACCCTTGGAATACTGAAGCTCTAGAAAAGGCTTTAAGTTATTATCGCAAGAGTCTGGATATTAATCAAGATGCGGAGTGTAAAACGAATCAATATCTCTGTCAGCATAAACTCCAAGAAAAAAAGAATTTTCAAGAACTATTTAAGGTCGGTAAACAACAAGTCGAGAAAAGGTATTATAATAAAGCCCTGAAAACTTATCAAAAGGCACAGTCCTTATTTGTGACGACAGAGTTAACGGCAGAAATTTTAACCTGTAGCCGAAAACTTAAACAAGAAAGTGAATATGAAACAGTCTATAACCAAGCTAAAGAGTTAACCAAACAAGGAGAATTTCAAAGCGCGATCGCGCAACTACAACCAGCCTATGCCCGTTTCCCTCGGGAAGATGGAAAAGTCTTTATAGACAAATTACAAACCATTATTCAAGCCAAGGAAGCCTATCAACAAGGCTTAAAAGCAGAACAACAAGAAAAATGGCAAGAAGCAGAACAATACTATCGTCAAGCCCAAGAACAGCTTCCAGACTTAACTCAAAACTGTTCCACTCGACTCACGCTAATTGCGATTAAAACACAACAGTGGTCAGTTGCACTCAAAGAAGTAAATGTTTTAGAAGAAAAACAAGCGCAATATTTCCGAGGTTATATTTATCTTCAACAGGGTGATTATCAAGCTGCTTATCGAGAATGGAAACATTTATCAGCTCCTCAGATTGCGCCAGAAATTGAAAAACTTAAAACCCTAATTCGGCGGAAAAAATTAGCCTTAAGACAGCAAATTGAAACCGCAGCTAACGAAGAGCAATTAGAAGAAGCTAAAGTTTTATCTCAAGAATTTTTAAGCCAGTTTGGTAATGATTTGTCCGTGGAAGAAAATCTTCATGAGAATATAGAGCCACGCTTTCAACAATTAACTTGGCAAACTCAACCTTGGCAAAAATTAGCACAATATACTAAAGATAGATTCTTAGAGCAAAAAGATATAACCTCTCTTCACAACTGGGCTGTTGCCAGTTATTATCATGCCCAAGCTGATCCTGAAAAAATAGAAAATTGGATTACCGTGTGGTGTAGCGCGATCGCGAATTTATCAAAAGATCCAGCACTCACAGATGTTCCTTGGCTAGGAAATGAAGATATTAACTATAGCCAAGTGCAGGAAGATTTACAAAATCTGTTAGGGAATACTATTGATAGTCTTAAAGAAGAAGATTTGAATCAGTATTTTAGTTTGCGAGATCAATATAGGACTGATGTTGTGGCTTTAAAGGCTTCTTCCATTGAATTTAATGGTTTAAAAATTATGCCTAGTTGTTATCAGCAGTATCAAGACTATTTCCCGAAAACTAATTTTCCTGCTAATCTAGCTGGCGCACTTTATACTAATTGGGGTAAAGCAGTAGCTGCCTGTTTTGAGGGAGACTATAAACGAAGTTTTACTTTATCCCCCTCCTCAACCCCTACAACACCTGCTGAGAGTTTTGGCAAAACGTATGTTAGCTATTATCAAGGCATTTACTATTTACAAAATCAGGAATGGCGCAAGGCAAAATCATATGTAGGCCTTCCTCAGGATACTATTCGTAAAACACCTGAGTGGAAAGAAGAAATTGATCGCCTGTGCGAAAAAATAAGACGTGAAATTTCACAAGGAGAAGCACTAGAGTTTGCTGAATTTTGGTACGATTTATTAAATAGTAGTAATAGTCGCAGTTACTATGTAGAAATGAGAGCAGAAACAATTCAAGATCAACTAGCTGATAAAAAAATAAGTTTGTCTAAAGGAAAAAAAGAACTAAAAGAGTTAAGAAAAATTGATCAAGATAATATCACGGTTTCAGACCTCTTAAAAAGAATTAATCAGATTGAAGAAGGACAAGAAATTGATCGCTTATTAAAAAATAAAGATTTAGAAGGAGCAGTGAGAAAAGCGCGATCGTCCCAAGATGAAACAATTCGCTATGATGTAGCATCAATCTGTATTGAAATTCTTTTAGAGGGAATAAAAAATAGAAGTCTATACCGAGAAGAAATTATGCAATTAGCTCGTTGGGCTTATAGCTTATGCCCCAATGAACCTCAGTTTAGAGAAATCTATCGAGAATTAGGAATTCGTTAA
- a CDS encoding J domain-containing protein, producing MNQNTTPNPYDVLEVSPAASKAEITKAFTQAMKKRKYSTNVIAQARKSLTNPQQRIKADYLRPILPTPKRFKRQDYSELQEPPPEFHVLPDYDNLEEMLQESQSTSSLDQKIGTDLVNFLLSQDL from the coding sequence ATGAACCAAAATACAACTCCCAATCCTTATGATGTTTTAGAAGTTTCTCCAGCCGCTTCTAAAGCAGAAATTACCAAAGCGTTTACGCAAGCCATGAAAAAGCGTAAATATTCTACAAATGTAATTGCTCAAGCTAGAAAAAGTTTAACTAATCCCCAACAAAGAATTAAAGCTGACTACTTACGCCCGATTCTCCCAACCCCCAAGCGTTTTAAGCGTCAAGACTATTCTGAGTTACAAGAACCGCCCCCAGAGTTTCACGTATTACCAGACTATGATAATTTAGAAGAGATGCTTCAAGAAAGCCAATCCACCTCTTCTTTAGATCAAAAAATTGGAACTGACTTAGTTAATTTTCTCCTCAGCCAAGACTTATGA
- a CDS encoding nucleotide exchange factor GrpE has product MIDNSNQPSSNLEYCLTPEQREELLSQVGNLLKEKLELKQELQKQVNTANSEKEQLFLEVLELFDGLESLITYLNENPDPDPRFIKRLPKSLGTLQKKLLTILKRREVTPIDHSSSVPDYQVCQVVDREPRDDLEDNTITKVVRQGFWLNSKVLRPLEVITSKAE; this is encoded by the coding sequence ATGATTGATAACTCTAATCAACCTTCTAGTAATTTAGAATATTGCCTCACACCCGAACAACGAGAGGAATTACTATCACAAGTAGGAAATCTTCTTAAAGAAAAATTAGAGCTTAAGCAGGAGTTACAAAAACAAGTTAATACTGCTAACTCTGAAAAAGAACAGTTATTTCTAGAAGTTTTAGAATTATTTGATGGGTTAGAATCTTTAATTACTTACTTGAATGAAAATCCTGATCCTGATCCTCGCTTTATTAAACGACTGCCCAAATCTTTAGGAACTTTACAAAAGAAACTTCTCACTATTCTTAAACGTCGGGAAGTTACCCCGATTGATCATTCTTCTTCTGTTCCCGATTATCAAGTGTGCCAAGTAGTCGATCGTGAACCTAGAGACGATTTAGAGGACAACACAATAACTAAAGTAGTTCGTCAAGGTTTCTGGTTAAATAGCAAAGTTCTGCGCCCTCTAGAAGTAATTACTTCTAAAGCAGAATAA
- a CDS encoding type 1 glutamine amidotransferase produces MELRLGWLYPTLMSTYGDRGNVICLQQRSHWREIPVKIIRLDLNATAKDFEDVDLFVGGGAQDRQQEIVMRNLKGEKAQLMRQKIEAGTPGVFTCGSPQLLGHYYEPGDGERIEGLGIFDLVSKHPGKNSKRCIGNIVYRLSASPLAKMIEARIGESPIVIGFENHGGRTYLGKVQPLGRVIVGNGNNGEDGYEGAFYGNAIATYAHGPLLPKNPFIADWLIKTALELKYQKTIQLSPLDDELAQKARQAMFKRLEVKNMAEARRT; encoded by the coding sequence ATGGAACTGAGGCTAGGCTGGCTTTATCCCACTTTAATGAGTACCTACGGCGATCGCGGTAATGTAATTTGCTTACAACAGAGAAGCCATTGGCGAGAGATCCCAGTCAAAATCATCCGTTTAGACTTAAACGCCACAGCAAAGGATTTTGAGGATGTTGATTTATTTGTGGGAGGTGGGGCGCAAGATCGCCAGCAAGAGATCGTCATGCGGAACTTAAAAGGGGAAAAAGCCCAACTCATGCGCCAAAAAATTGAAGCAGGAACCCCTGGGGTTTTTACTTGTGGTTCACCGCAATTATTAGGACATTATTATGAACCTGGAGATGGGGAACGCATTGAAGGCTTAGGAATTTTTGATTTAGTCAGTAAACATCCCGGGAAAAATAGCAAGCGTTGCATCGGAAATATTGTTTATCGGTTAAGTGCCTCTCCGTTAGCCAAAATGATAGAAGCTAGAATTGGGGAATCTCCGATTGTAATTGGCTTTGAAAATCACGGTGGACGAACCTATCTCGGAAAAGTACAACCCTTAGGACGTGTTATTGTGGGCAATGGTAATAATGGCGAAGATGGGTACGAAGGTGCTTTTTATGGTAACGCGATCGCGACTTACGCCCATGGGCCTCTCTTACCGAAAAATCCCTTTATTGCCGACTGGTTAATTAAAACTGCTTTAGAATTAAAATATCAAAAAACTATTCAATTATCACCGCTAGATGATGAATTAGCCCAAAAAGCTCGTCAAGCCATGTTTAAACGCTTAGAGGTTAAGAATATGGCTGAAGCTAGAAGAACCTAA